A genomic segment from bacterium encodes:
- a CDS encoding type IV pilus twitching motility protein PilT: MLKMPELLKMLVERHASDLYLKVARPPLIRIAGILTPTDLPKLGPEDVMNLVYSMMNQEQIKKFVENLDIDFSYSLPGVARFRVNVFKQRGVIGCIIRAVPYEIPTVEQLGLPPVIKNLVAKPQGLILVTGPTGSGKSTTLAAMVGFVNKNRNCHIITIEDPIEFLHRDDKSTIDQRELDVDTKSFREALRRALRQDPDVLLIGEMRDIETMSTALSAAETGHLVLSTLHTNDATQTIDRIIDVFPTSQQTQVRIQLSLTLLGVVSQRLLRRKDEKGRIAAVEIMINSPLIKDLIEKGNTSGIRKVIESSTTYWQMQSLNQAIAKVVNIGLVTIEEALSATPYPDDLRLGLKGAHAGGGIVIGGMDMQY; the protein is encoded by the coding sequence TTAAAGATGCCAGAATTATTAAAGATGTTAGTAGAACGACACGCATCTGATTTATATTTAAAGGTAGCCAGACCTCCACTTATTAGAATTGCGGGCATATTAACCCCAACTGATTTACCAAAACTTGGTCCTGAGGATGTGATGAATTTAGTTTATAGTATGATGAATCAGGAGCAGATTAAGAAATTCGTAGAGAATCTGGATATCGATTTTTCATACAGTTTACCAGGTGTGGCTCGATTCAGGGTAAATGTGTTTAAACAGCGTGGTGTGATAGGTTGTATTATTCGAGCTGTTCCTTACGAGATTCCGACTGTAGAGCAATTAGGCTTACCACCTGTTATAAAAAATTTAGTTGCCAAACCACAAGGGTTGATATTAGTCACCGGGCCTACTGGAAGTGGAAAATCCACAACATTAGCGGCAATGGTGGGTTTTGTTAATAAAAATCGTAATTGTCACATAATTACCATAGAAGACCCAATAGAATTTTTACATCGTGATGATAAAAGCACGATTGACCAACGCGAATTAGATGTTGATACGAAAAGTTTTCGTGAGGCATTACGGCGAGCACTTCGTCAGGACCCGGATGTGCTTTTAATCGGTGAGATGCGTGATATTGAGACAATGTCTACCGCGCTGAGTGCCGCTGAAACCGGTCATCTGGTTTTATCAACACTTCACACTAATGATGCCACACAAACAATTGACCGTATCATTGATGTTTTTCCGACTTCTCAGCAAACCCAGGTTAGAATTCAATTATCTCTGACTTTACTGGGTGTAGTTTCTCAAAGATTATTGCGGAGAAAAGATGAAAAAGGTAGAATTGCCGCAGTTGAAATTATGATTAATTCTCCTTTAATCAAGGATTTAATCGAAAAAGGAAATACATCCGGTATCCGTAAGGTGATTGAATCTTCCACAACCTATTGGCAGATGCAAAGTTTAAACCAGGCTATTGCTAAAGTTGTTAATATTGGGTTGGTTACAATAGAAGAGGCACTTTCTGCCACACCTTATCCTGATGATTTAAGACTGGGACTTAAAGGAGCTCATGCCGGTGGCGGGATAGTTATTGGCGGAATGGATATGCAGTATTAA